From the genome of Pseudomonadota bacterium:
GATCTCCTTCTTGCCAAGGGGTACAAGGTAAGGGTGCTCGATAACCTCGAATATCCCACCCATCTCCACGGCAAAAAATCAACCCTTTCTTCCCAGGTTGAATTCCTCCGGGGGGATATCAGAAACATCGATGATC
Proteins encoded in this window:
- a CDS encoding GDP-mannose 4,6-dehydratase, with the translated sequence MKNVLVTGGAGFIGSHTVDLLLAKGYKVRVLDNLEYPTHLHGKKSTLSSQVEFLRGDIRNIDD